Proteins found in one Oryza glaberrima chromosome 4, OglaRS2, whole genome shotgun sequence genomic segment:
- the LOC127769419 gene encoding 5-amino-6-(5-phospho-D-ribitylamino)uracil phosphatase, chloroplastic-like produces the protein MIFSVSLFGSSHQSIHKLYRKCWSSNSHSTLNVLSLAKTVGQSMRMKRIRVKLHATDLKNRPQAHEDNVFYKLVYRLPENLSWLLASPEMARRPASKKKLKKEEMVSSNQFGVILEWEGVVVEDDDPDLEPRVWYVLSLEEAKSFPPDAVLKEIEGMRTDQAILEVLHWSEDPQEVQRLAARKEVIYKTLRGRFYQLRPGVLDFLNTLVDFDIPIAITTPRPRLSLEEGIKAVGLQGYFDAIVAAEDFCRGKPEGEMFEVAAGQLGLEPDVCLVLGNSNSTIESAHTAGMRCVAVASRYPAYELQAANHVVRWLDQLSVADLQRIANGEILGLRGRRSDMDMDMEIVIEE, from the coding sequence ATGATATTTTCAGTCAGCTTATTTGGTAGTTCCCACCAGTCCATTCACAAACTTTACAGGAAATGCTGGTCAAGTAACTCACATTCTACACTGAATGTGCTTTCACTTGCAAAAACTGTGGGTCAAAGTATGAGAATGAAGAGGATACGTGTCAAGCTTCATGCCACTGACCTGAAGAATCGCCCCCAGGCCCATGAGGATAATGTGTTCTACAAATTGGTTTATAGGCTCCCTGAAAACCTCAGCTGGCTGTTGGCGTCACCAGAAATGGCTAGAAGACCAGCCTCAAAGAAGAAACTAAAGAAGGAAGAAATGGTAAGTAGTAATCAATTTGGTGTGATCTTGGAGTGGGAAGGAGTTGTTGTGGAAGATGATGATCCAGATTTGGAGCCTCGAGTTTGGTACGTGTTATCACTTGAAGAGGCAAAGTCTTTTCCTCCAGATGCAGTGCTGAAGGAAATTGAGGGGATGAGGACTGATCAGGCTATTTTAGAAGTCTTACATTGGTCAGAAGATCCACAAGAAGTACAAAGGCTGGCAGCACGCAAGGAGGTAATATATAAAACATTACGTGGTAGATTCTACCAACTGCGACCAGGTGTTCTTGATTTCCTGAACACCCTTGTGGATTTTGACATTCCAATAGCAATCACAACTCCTCGCCCACGGTTGAGCCTAGAAGAAGGGATAAAAGCTGTTGGTCTTCAAGGCTACTTTGATGCTATAGTGGCAGCAGAGGATTTCTGCCGAGGGAAACCCGAGGGGGAGATGTTTGAGGTCGCAGCAGGGCAACTTGGTCTTGAGCCTGATGTTTGTCTTGTGCTGGGTAACTCAAATTCGACAATAGAATCTGCGCATACTGCTGGGATGAGGTGTGTTGCGGTTGCAAGCCGATACCCTGCCTATGAGCTCCAAGCAGCAAACCATGTTGTAAGATGGCTTGATCAGCTATCTGTCGCTGACCTGCAAAGGATTGCCAATGGCGAGATTCTTGGGCTCAGGGGCAGAAGATCTgacatggacatggacatggagATTGTGATCGAGGAGTGA